The following are encoded together in the Streptomyces tsukubensis genome:
- a CDS encoding YncE family protein — protein sequence MPYSPRTHRVPRAATLLCAALIAALAGCGGPGEPPGPRSPAADAGHDAGHGAGATAKSASPHGPAAAPTRAGSGALPGMPPLLDPKDVYAADRPGKLSPVVKDFPSRVYVPNTESDTVTVIDPATYKVIDTIPVGVQPQHVVPSWDLKTLWVNNNRGHSLTPIDPATGKAGKPVEVHDPYNLYFTPNGKYAVVMASLDRQLVFRDPHTMRRVKTEPVDCYGVNHADFSPDGRYFIVSCEFSGELLKVDTEKMKVVAHQKLPFKGAMPQDVKVSPDGRTYYIADMMADGVWVLDGDKFTTPKLMATGKGAHGLYISRDSREMYITNRGEGTISIFDFPADRLTKKWHLPDGGSPDMGGVSADGKVLWLSGRYDSEVYAVDTRSGKQLARIPVGNGPHGLAVYPQPGRYSLGHTGIFR from the coding sequence ATGCCGTACTCACCACGCACCCACCGCGTCCCACGGGCCGCCACGCTGCTCTGCGCCGCACTCATCGCCGCACTGGCAGGCTGCGGCGGCCCCGGTGAGCCTCCTGGCCCACGTTCGCCGGCGGCAGACGCGGGGCACGACGCCGGGCACGGGGCGGGGGCCACCGCGAAATCGGCCTCCCCGCACGGCCCTGCCGCTGCGCCCACCCGCGCGGGCTCGGGCGCGCTTCCCGGTATGCCTCCGCTGCTCGACCCCAAGGACGTCTACGCCGCCGACCGGCCGGGCAAACTGTCCCCGGTCGTCAAGGACTTCCCCTCACGCGTCTACGTCCCCAACACCGAGTCCGACACCGTGACGGTCATCGACCCGGCGACGTACAAGGTCATCGACACCATCCCCGTCGGCGTCCAGCCGCAGCACGTCGTCCCCTCCTGGGACCTGAAGACGCTCTGGGTCAACAACAACCGCGGCCACAGCCTCACCCCCATCGACCCGGCCACCGGCAAGGCGGGCAAGCCGGTCGAGGTGCACGACCCCTACAACCTGTACTTCACGCCGAACGGCAAGTACGCCGTCGTGATGGCCTCCCTCGACCGCCAACTGGTCTTCCGCGACCCGCACACCATGAGGCGCGTCAAGACGGAACCGGTGGACTGCTACGGCGTCAACCACGCCGACTTCTCGCCCGACGGGCGCTACTTCATCGTGTCCTGCGAGTTCTCCGGGGAACTGCTCAAGGTCGACACGGAGAAAATGAAGGTCGTCGCCCACCAGAAGCTGCCCTTCAAGGGGGCCATGCCGCAGGACGTCAAGGTCTCACCCGACGGCAGGACGTACTACATCGCCGACATGATGGCCGACGGAGTGTGGGTCCTGGACGGCGACAAGTTCACCACTCCGAAGCTGATGGCCACGGGCAAGGGCGCCCACGGTCTGTACATCAGCCGCGACTCCAGGGAGATGTACATCACCAACCGGGGCGAGGGCACCATCTCCATCTTCGACTTCCCCGCCGACCGGCTGACCAAGAAGTGGCACCTGCCGGACGGCGGCAGCCCCGACATGGGCGGAGTCTCCGCCGACGGCAAGGTCCTCTGGCTCTCCGGGCGTTACGACTCCGAGGTGTACGCCGTCGACACCCGCAGCGGCAAACAGCTCGCCCGGATCCCCGTGGGCAATGGTCCGCACGGCCTCGCGGTCTACCCGCAGCCGGGCCGCTACTCGCTCGGCCACACCGGCATCTTCCGCTGA
- a CDS encoding GH25 family lysozyme, which yields MLHGIDVSAYQASFDTDGIDFVFIKATEGRSYVSPKIAEQVKLARDAKCVVGFYHFLWPGNIDAQAEYFVKKTPEKAGDLLAVDWETTGEGTRASGAEKDKFIREVKKLRPDNRVLLYCNRSFWRTYDSTSYAGDGLWIADYVKAGEPRIEADWRIHQYKDSPLDTNVADFKDAAALRKWAKG from the coding sequence ATGCTGCACGGCATCGATGTGAGTGCGTATCAGGCGTCTTTTGACACCGATGGGATCGACTTTGTCTTCATCAAGGCCACAGAAGGCCGTTCTTATGTAAGCCCGAAGATCGCGGAGCAGGTGAAGTTGGCGCGCGACGCGAAATGCGTCGTCGGTTTCTATCACTTCCTGTGGCCGGGCAACATCGATGCGCAGGCCGAGTACTTCGTGAAGAAGACGCCGGAAAAGGCGGGCGATCTGCTCGCCGTCGACTGGGAAACGACCGGTGAGGGCACGCGTGCGAGCGGCGCCGAGAAGGACAAGTTCATCCGCGAGGTCAAGAAACTGCGCCCCGACAATCGCGTACTGCTGTACTGCAACCGCTCGTTCTGGCGGACGTACGACAGCACGTCGTACGCGGGCGACGGCCTGTGGATCGCGGACTATGTGAAGGCGGGCGAGCCGCGTATCGAGGCGGACTGGCGCATCCATCAGTACAAGGACAGCCCACTCGACACCAACGTCGCCGATTTCAAGGACGCCGCCGCGCTGCGGAAGTGGGCGAAAGGCTGA
- a CDS encoding MBL fold metallo-hydrolase, with protein sequence MRTSPAATSTPAWSVGDVTVHRVDEVALPPATGPWLLPDATPEVVTAQEWLRPHFAGGDGILHLDSHSFAFVVNGLRVLVDTGIGNGKERANPAWHNLRTDFLERLTAAGFPPDSVDLVILTHLHADHVGWNTQRVNGEWVPTFPQARYLTSRVEREFWATYDMEEAREQMFRDSVIPVEQAGLLRTVDVPHEGAKIAPGLRLIPTPGHTPGHVAVELTSQGQTALISGDCVHHPVQLAHPAIGACVDIDPRQSEATRRKVLGSLAGTDTLFLGTHFAPPTAGRVIAHEDAYRLEPAPAS encoded by the coding sequence ATGCGCACCTCCCCCGCCGCAACCTCCACCCCCGCCTGGTCCGTGGGCGACGTCACCGTCCACCGCGTCGACGAAGTCGCCCTGCCGCCCGCGACCGGACCCTGGCTGCTGCCCGACGCCACCCCTGAGGTGGTGACCGCCCAGGAGTGGCTGCGCCCCCACTTCGCCGGCGGGGACGGGATACTGCACCTCGACAGCCACAGCTTCGCGTTCGTCGTGAACGGGCTGCGCGTTCTCGTCGACACCGGCATCGGCAACGGCAAGGAGCGGGCCAACCCGGCGTGGCACAACCTGCGGACGGACTTCCTGGAGCGCCTCACCGCCGCCGGTTTCCCCCCGGACTCCGTCGACCTGGTGATCCTCACCCACCTGCACGCCGATCACGTCGGCTGGAACACCCAGCGGGTGAACGGCGAATGGGTCCCCACCTTCCCCCAGGCCCGCTACCTCACCTCCCGCGTCGAGCGGGAGTTCTGGGCCACGTACGACATGGAGGAGGCGCGCGAACAGATGTTCCGTGACTCCGTGATCCCGGTCGAACAGGCGGGTCTGCTGCGCACGGTCGACGTCCCGCACGAGGGGGCCAAGATCGCCCCCGGCCTGCGGTTGATCCCGACACCCGGCCACACCCCCGGCCACGTCGCCGTGGAACTGACCAGCCAAGGGCAGACGGCGCTGATCTCCGGCGACTGCGTCCACCACCCCGTCCAGCTCGCCCACCCCGCCATCGGGGCCTGCGTCGACATCGACCCGCGGCAGTCCGAGGCCACCCGCCGCAAGGTCCTCGGCTCCCTCGCCGGCACGGACACCCTCTTCCTCGGCACCCACTTCGCACCGCCCACCGCCGGGCGCGTGATCGCCCACGAGGACGCCTACCGGCTGGAGCCCGCCCCCGCGTCGTGA
- a CDS encoding EF-hand domain-containing protein produces the protein MADIEEARRAFERFDADGDGFITAAEWKTAMAQLGDWNVTESVAEAVIGAQDTNKDKLLSFDEFWAHLSK, from the coding sequence GTGGCGGACATCGAGGAAGCGCGCAGGGCGTTCGAACGGTTCGACGCGGACGGCGACGGCTTCATCACGGCGGCCGAGTGGAAGACCGCCATGGCCCAGCTCGGCGACTGGAACGTCACCGAGTCGGTCGCTGAGGCCGTCATCGGCGCGCAGGACACGAACAAGGACAAGCTGCTGTCGTTCGACGAGTTCTGGGCCCACCTCAGCAAGTAG
- a CDS encoding DUF3310 domain-containing protein yields the protein MVDDPVLFAWLLDGLETIDITSNFGFVRGNARTYLFRADFKRRTGEDLKKERWYIDHEIKLFEAEAGQ from the coding sequence GTGGTGGACGACCCGGTGCTATTCGCCTGGCTGCTCGATGGACTCGAAACCATCGACATCACAAGCAACTTCGGATTCGTCCGAGGCAACGCACGCACGTACCTGTTCCGGGCGGACTTCAAGAGGCGCACAGGCGAAGACCTGAAAAAGGAACGGTGGTACATCGATCACGAGATCAAGCTGTTCGAAGCGGAGGCCGGTCAGTGA
- a CDS encoding ABC transporter ATP-binding protein encodes MTITQGTPAQDTHVQDTHVRDVSVEDVPTVLRAEDVDVVRAGNVLLHEVSLAVRPGEHWALLGANGAGKSTLLSLLGALTHPTKGKVEVLGHTLGRVDLRELRSYVGHVNPRHPLRSPLPVREVVLTGLTNSVERPPRWSPTAEQEERADRLISMLGLGSRGEARWPTLSQGERGRALIARALMPEPRLLLLDEPATGLDVAGREQLIDSIDALRVAHPELASILVTHHLEELPPGTTHALLLRAGRALASGPVDEVLTSDRISECFDHPVRLDRRDGRWSVRARRAAVVAEDRRVGQ; translated from the coding sequence ATGACCATCACACAAGGCACCCCCGCTCAAGACACTCACGTTCAAGACACCCACGTTCGAGACGTATCCGTGGAAGACGTCCCCACCGTCCTCAGAGCCGAAGACGTGGACGTCGTCCGTGCCGGCAACGTCCTCCTGCACGAGGTCTCCCTGGCGGTACGTCCCGGCGAGCACTGGGCGCTGCTCGGTGCCAACGGCGCGGGCAAGAGCACCCTCCTCAGCCTCCTCGGCGCGCTCACCCACCCCACCAAGGGCAAGGTCGAGGTGCTCGGCCACACGCTGGGCCGCGTCGACCTGCGTGAGCTGCGCTCGTACGTCGGGCACGTCAACCCGAGGCACCCGCTGCGTTCGCCGCTGCCGGTGCGCGAGGTGGTACTGACCGGGCTGACCAACAGCGTGGAGCGCCCGCCCCGCTGGTCGCCGACGGCGGAGCAGGAGGAACGGGCCGACCGGCTGATCTCCATGCTCGGGCTCGGCTCGCGCGGCGAGGCCCGCTGGCCGACCCTGTCACAGGGTGAGCGGGGCAGGGCGCTGATCGCCCGCGCGCTGATGCCCGAGCCCAGGCTGCTGCTCCTGGACGAGCCGGCGACCGGTCTCGACGTGGCCGGGCGTGAGCAGTTGATCGACAGTATCGACGCACTGCGCGTGGCCCATCCGGAGCTGGCGTCGATCCTCGTCACCCACCACCTGGAGGAGCTGCCCCCGGGGACCACTCACGCGCTCCTGCTGCGGGCAGGGCGCGCCCTGGCGTCGGGCCCCGTGGACGAGGTGCTGACCAGCGACCGGATCAGTGAGTGTTTCGACCATCCCGTGCGTCTGGACCGCAGGGACGGGCGTTGGAGCGTACGGGCCCGCAGAGCGGCCGTCGTCGCCGAGGACCGCCGAGTCGGCCAGTAA
- a CDS encoding alpha-isopropylmalate synthase regulatory domain-containing protein: MTDWRVSAAPDGGHRFVCGPDTGDGVREAEGEGSGPLPACVAALSRAGIDVTILDFREHATRGDGDSEAVAYVECRSGGVTAWDVGLDASGQAASVRALLAAVHRVR, from the coding sequence GTGACCGACTGGCGTGTGAGCGCCGCGCCCGACGGCGGACACCGTTTCGTCTGCGGCCCGGACACCGGCGACGGTGTACGGGAGGCGGAAGGCGAGGGCAGCGGGCCGCTCCCGGCCTGCGTGGCGGCGCTCTCCCGCGCGGGGATCGACGTCACCATCCTGGACTTCCGCGAGCACGCCACCCGGGGTGACGGGGACAGTGAGGCGGTCGCGTACGTCGAGTGCCGCTCGGGCGGGGTGACCGCCTGGGACGTGGGCCTCGACGCCTCGGGGCAGGCCGCGTCGGTGCGGGCGCTGCTCGCCGCCGTGCACCGGGTACGGTGA
- a CDS encoding NADPH-dependent F420 reductase, whose product MRRVPARRTPTDERRKATTMKIGIIGAGNIGSNLTRRFTAVGHEVALANSRGPETLDALAKETGATPVLAAEAARGARVVVVTIPLRAVADLPAALLDGAADDVVVIDTNNYYPYRDGRIAAIEEGLTESRWVAQQLGHTVIKAFNTIIASNIIDTARPRGSAGRVALPVAGDDEAAKRIVLDLVDEIGFDAIDAGGLDESWRQQPGTPSYGLSIDAEGIRRTLAEASPERSAEWRA is encoded by the coding sequence ATGCGGAGAGTGCCCGCCCGGCGGACGCCCACCGACGAACGACGGAAGGCCACCACCATGAAGATCGGCATCATCGGCGCCGGCAACATCGGCTCGAACCTCACCCGGCGTTTCACGGCTGTCGGGCACGAAGTCGCCCTCGCCAACTCGCGCGGGCCCGAGACGCTCGACGCGCTCGCGAAGGAGACGGGGGCGACCCCCGTCCTGGCCGCGGAAGCCGCCAGAGGGGCGCGGGTCGTCGTCGTCACGATCCCCTTGAGGGCCGTCGCCGACCTGCCCGCGGCCCTGCTCGACGGGGCGGCCGACGACGTGGTCGTCATCGACACCAACAACTACTACCCGTACCGCGACGGCCGCATCGCCGCCATCGAGGAGGGGCTGACCGAGAGCCGCTGGGTCGCCCAGCAACTCGGGCACACCGTGATCAAGGCGTTCAACACCATCATCGCCAGCAACATCATCGACACCGCGCGTCCCAGGGGTTCGGCGGGACGGGTGGCGCTTCCGGTGGCGGGCGACGACGAGGCGGCCAAGAGGATCGTTCTCGACCTCGTGGACGAGATCGGCTTCGACGCGATCGACGCGGGCGGCCTCGACGAGTCCTGGCGTCAGCAGCCGGGCACTCCCTCGTACGGGCTGTCCATCGACGCCGAGGGCATCCGCAGGACCCTGGCCGAGGCGTCACCCGAGCGGTCCGCCGAGTGGCGGGCCTGA
- a CDS encoding metallophosphoesterase family protein, with protein sequence MKRIVVISDTQMPYEDKRAMRNVINFIGEYQPDEVIQIGDLVDYPAPSRWTAGTREEFAGGVIRDSEYGRRVFLAPLRAVYDGPVKILKGNHDERPEKYLEKHAPALAADDVHYRFESLLDFDGFGVELAAPYYNFAPGWVAIHGHESPGLNQVAGRTAAMKAKKAGVSLVMGHTHRLAISPESTGFGGRLKTIYGFEVGHLMDVRKAGYLKNGPANWQKGFGLFYVGKYNATPHAIPVEHDGSFVVEGERFGEIKRGTNGKFTRAA encoded by the coding sequence GTGAAGCGAATAGTGGTCATCAGTGACACCCAGATGCCCTACGAGGACAAGCGCGCGATGCGCAACGTCATCAACTTCATCGGTGAGTACCAGCCCGACGAAGTCATCCAGATCGGGGACCTGGTGGACTACCCGGCTCCGTCCCGCTGGACCGCCGGTACCCGCGAGGAGTTCGCCGGCGGGGTCATCCGGGACTCGGAGTACGGCAGGAGAGTGTTCCTCGCCCCGCTCCGCGCCGTCTACGACGGGCCTGTGAAGATCCTCAAGGGCAACCACGACGAGCGGCCCGAGAAGTACCTGGAGAAGCACGCGCCCGCCCTCGCCGCCGACGACGTTCACTACCGCTTCGAGAGCCTGCTCGACTTCGACGGATTCGGCGTCGAACTGGCCGCGCCCTACTACAACTTCGCCCCCGGCTGGGTGGCCATCCACGGGCACGAGTCGCCCGGCCTGAACCAGGTCGCCGGGCGCACTGCCGCCATGAAGGCGAAGAAGGCAGGCGTCTCCCTGGTCATGGGGCACACCCACCGCCTTGCGATCTCCCCGGAGAGCACGGGTTTCGGCGGGCGGCTGAAGACCATCTACGGCTTCGAGGTCGGACACCTCATGGACGTCAGGAAGGCCGGATACCTCAAGAACGGGCCGGCCAACTGGCAGAAGGGGTTCGGTCTGTTCTACGTCGGCAAGTACAACGCCACCCCGCACGCCATCCCCGTCGAGCACGACGGGTCCTTCGTGGTCGAGGGCGAGCGGTTCGGCGAGATCAAACGCGGCACCAACGGCAAGTTCACCAGGGCGGCATAA